The genomic DNA aattttttaaatagaatgtGGTAGAATCAATTAAATTCCAATTATAATAAAGTAGATGAATTTGGAAGAGAAAGATTAGTGATGGCAGACATAAAAAAAGCTGGCAAAATCATGGTTGTCGGTAGATATATTGGATAGATATATTGTAATGATGATAGAATTACACTTTTTTGATAAAGATATCAGGACAATGGTGACAGATACAATAGGCTTATGTCGGGTAGTAGTTTTGTTTGACAGATTTATATAGTCATTATGGTAGACATATACACTTTGATAGTTTTATATGACAGATATATTTTAACGCGATGGTAGATATTTCCATACGGATAGACATAATTAAAAGCGATAGAGTTATTTGTTAATGATGTGGTAGACATATTTCTTactgaaataacaaaagttaGGTAGAGTTAAACAAATAGACGTGATAGAGTTAATATGTTTGACAGATTTCTACTATTGCTGTTTTAGGTTTTACTGTTGATTAACAGTCTCTtttgagacaagtttcaagcaGCCGCAAAAACTTCAAAGAACAACCATCTCTCGTTCTCTTCTACTCTTACAGAGGGCATTATACATTAAAAGTGCTCTCGTTCTGCTTTTACAGATCTCGTTCGATATCCTGTTTTCCTTGGCAGAtctcattttatatatttctacaCAATGGAGGATATATCACTAGTGTGTGGAAAGTGGGTTTTAATAAAGAAGCAGTGGGAAATTTGTGTTGACGAAAGAAGAGGTTCGAGGGTGCTAATAGCGAGCAAGAAAACATTATATGAAGATTTCCTTTCCATGGTGTACGAGGATTTTGGgttggagagagagatgtttGGTGTTCATCTAAGTTATAAGTTCTCAAGGACGTCCCAAAAATGCCAGCTGATACACCTCCTGTTTTTGTCTGCAATCATCGCCAGTTTGAAGGATATCTTAGAGTGTATAAATCTGAGCGTCTATGTGTTGAGCTCGATATTATAGGGGGAAAGGATTGTGTGGATCGAGCAGGGTCCTGCGGAGTATATCAAAGTAAGAGAGAAACGAGGGGTGAGGATGACTACAAGAGGAAGGTACTTAGAAAGGAGCCAATCCACACTGAACAGAAAATGGAGGAGAACGAAGGACTTGACTCACAGAGAGACGAAATAAAgtcgaaggaagaagaaagaacaaaggtgtcagatgaaacaaaaatcaatgaTGAAGACGATAAATTCCGATTTGACTGTTGCAAGGATAGTGACGGAGCTGGCTCCAGGGATGAAGACTATTGTTTGTATTCTAAGTTTTCAAACGTTGATGAAGAGGACACATAAGCGGAAGAAAAAGTTGAATGTGGGAGGAAAAATAGGAGAAGGGCACCTTTGCGAGCAAAGAGTTCAACCCCTGTTAAAGATTCAGTGCTTATAGAAGTTGGTGGTGTTGATGTAGCAGTTGGTCAAAAATATGACTCAAGAGAAGCTTTGGAGAGTAAACTCAAGATAGTCTCTGTTCTACAaaattttgacattgatgaGGATCGATCAAATCCTTCGTTGTATACTGTTAATTGTTGGGTAGAAGGATGTCAATGGTGTATCAGAGCTAGTAGTATTAGAGATTCCCCTATTCTTCATATTCAATTATATGTAAATGAGCATACTTGCTCAGTTACTGAACGTTCTGGTCGTGCCCGTCAAGCAACTCCAGATATATTGGGCCATTTGTATAAGGAATTTGTGGGTGGAGTCGGAGGCAGTGTTCGACCAATGCATGTGGCCGATGCTTTAAATTTGAGGTTTAGACTGACGGTAAGTTTTCTTACGTGTTGTTGCGTTTTAAAAGTGTGTCTGTTTTGTTTACCCATTGTCAGCTATgcttataacatatattgtttcGTAGGTTCACTATTGGAAGGCACATCGCACTCTTCTATGTGCTAGACAATTAATTAGTTCGGGGTACAGCAGAACATGGGTATAAAGATTTACCCAGTTACTTGTATAGGATCCGTAAAGCAAATCATGGAACATACACCAAGCTAGAAGTAGATTCAGAAGACAGATTTAAGTATGCTTTCATAGCTTTTCGGGCTAGCATTGCTGGGTTTCCTTTTATAAGGAAATTTATTGTTGTCAAGGGGACATTCTTGAAAGGACAATATCATGGTACGCTTCTGCTAGCGACTACACAAGATggaaatttcaatatttttccccTAGCATTTGCTGTAGTTGATAGTGAGAATGATGACGCATGGAAATGGTTCTTTAGACAATTAAGTCGTGTAATTCCAGATGATGAAGCCCTTGCTATAATATCAGATAGACATAATCAATAGGAAAAGCAATAAAGAATGTCTACCTGCTTGCTAGTCGTGGTATCTACACATATCATCTGTACAAAAATATTGTTCTTAAAGTCAGAGGTAGTGAGTCATTTGGACTTGTAAAGAAGGCAGCAAGTGCTTTCCGTCTTGAAGACTTTAACAGGTACTTTCAGCAAATTGGTGCACTGAATCTAGAGCTGCACACTTCTCTACAATTTGCTGATGTAAGTATGTGGACTTAAGTGCATTTTCCTGGAGAGAGGTATAATTTCACAACCAGCAATATCGCTGAGTCAATTAACCGAGTTCTAACCAAGCTAGAAAGTTTCCCATTGTTGAACTACTTGACTATATAAGGTCAATGTTGACACACTGGTTTGCTGTTTGGCAAAAACAAGCTGCATCCATGCCTACAATACTCACTACCGCAGTCGAGAAACTGCTGGAGGTTTGTCGATTTAATTTGCAGTGTGAATAAACCAGTTGTATTTGTATATGTAATTGTAaggatatttttttgatatatacagGCTCGTGTTGTGAGAGCTAATGTTATGAAAGTACAAAAGATTGATCCGCATCATTATGAAGTGAGGAGTGGATCGAATGTGCATGTGGTTAACCTTTCACAGAATAAGTGTACTTGTTGTCACTTTGACTGGAGAAGATTCCTTGTGAACACGCACTGGTGGCAGCTGCAACGGCCAGGGTTTCACAGATATCAAAGTGTCATCCCTACTTCCATTCAGATTCATTATATGAGAAGTCCGTTATGCCAAGGGATACATTTGCTCCAGTGCCAGAACTTGTCTCTACCAAACGTTGCAAGCCACCATTTGTTAGACCACAGTCAGGTCGGCCGAAGATGTCACGCATCAAGCATCCTTTGGAAGTTGCGATGGAAAATCGTCGGCCACGAAAAAGACATGCTTGTTCTAAGTGTAAAATTGTTGGACACAATCGACAAACATGCACTATATAAATTTTTAGGCTTCTTTGGGCCTAAATATGCTTTCTATACTATTATAGGATTGTTCTTCTATGACAAATGAAAGTTAAGGCCTTTTTGTATTTTCGGTAACATCCACCTAGGGTTTACTAATCATAGGATGTTATAAAATGCGAGATCTAGTGGTGTCTTGAACTTCACAACCAGTTTCGAAAGCTTTTCTGGTTTTCTTTGTCATGTCTTATATACCACATCCACTTCTGACGGATATTGTATGCCGTATTGGTCAGAGAGGTTTTCGTCAGCTTGGTCCCTTCATAGCCGCCAGTCCATTTTTTAAGAAGATTGTCTTCTCCCCAGAAGTTCTTTCGGAGGTTGATATAGACGAGTTTATTTTCAGTAGTGGTTTTGCAAATGAAGGAAAGGGATATAGGCGGCTATTAGAAGAGTGTCTCACCGCTAAAAATTATGCAGCACAGTACGTGGAAGGTCTTCGGATAATGATTCAGGTAGGCCCTTCGCAAATTTCACTCGATTTGGTTGGAGAGGCAGCTCGTGCTTCTATCTATGCTAGATTTGCATATGGAATTTTACTTATTTGCTGCGGATCCTTAGATGATGGTCTTTTGGTTACTGATAACTTCTTAAGTAAAGTGGCTTCTATAGAGGAAGCCGTTGAGATCACTGAAGTCGTGATGTGTCAGATAAAAGAGATGGGAACACTTGGTACTCGTGTATTTAAAGGATACTACCATTTCATAACAGTCCCTCATTGTCATCTAATCCACCACATGGCATTAGACATTTGCCAGGACTGCTTTACGTACACTTATGCTAGCACTGTGGAGAAGTTGTTTGTTTACTAATGTATCTACTTATGTATTTAGTTTCATATTTcgtaaaacatcaatctatatCATTGGAGTTGGTTATTATGAACTTATTTACCGCATATAAGGGCCAAACACTTACATTCTAATAACAATTAACATCCTAAACCCTTACTAAaattcctaatatatatataccaaaacgTTAAAAATCATGACAGGATCATTGTTTTTCCAAAAAGTCCAAAAGGATGTCCTAATTTGATTTCTTCACGGTTTCTCCAATGAACTCAACGTCTGTTGCGTATTTCGCACGATTGGATTGGTCGGTCACCTCTATGAAAAAATCTGTGTCTGGAACCTTATCGAACAATTCCGCTGCAAGCTTCAACCGAATAACAGGCACAGCTGCGTCTGATAGACCATGAAACTTAATACCCAATGCCAGACACTCGATGAATTTAACCGCATATACCCCCACAATCACCTTCCTGAATATTTTGAGGAACTGTTTTCATCCTGTAGATTGAGAATGAAGAGGCTCCCAGTTTCTTTTTCTCATGAGCAGGAGCAACTGTTTGAATCAGTAGTGGTATCCTTTTTGTGTACGGTTTGCATGTCTCAAAAAGTTGATCAATGGTCGAGGAGCTGAATATATTATCTTACACGTTGATCCTTCTCCTAACCAAATCAACTGCAACTGCTTTCCAGTGTGCCTTCTCAATATTGTGAATGAGATACAAGACATCCACATCGACCatccattttttatttgtcacCCCGTACCGTGTGGATGTACCATTGTAGACCTCAAAATATTCTGGGGGAAACACCCACTTTGGGTCTGAAGCATATCTCTTGTAATCATGTGCCCACTGATTCACAAACCATGGATCTAAAAATGCAACCTATCACTTATGAAAGGAGAAACCTCCTTCATTGACCTTTTGTGTAACATTTGCATGATAGGCACCAAGTGCTGCAAGCACATAATATGAAGTTTAAATCACATAGTAAGCAGCATGAAATCTCATTCCATCAACCACCCATATGTAGGATCAGGTTTTGGCCACATCGCCTTAGGACTCATTATCTTCATATAGAAATTGGAGGCTGAAAATTCCGTCCTCAACGGGTCGTCCCTGTTGGTATCAATAAGTTCAAATGAGAAGTCAATGAACCACAATAAGAATTGATTAGTAAGCATAAAGAAGAGGAAAACTTACATTTCTTGATTTATAAAATTCATGAGGAAGTCCACCTTTGCAGCATTAGCCTTTTCGAACGGATCATAAGCTTTTGGGGATATCTTAACACCACGCAACATACGCTTGACCATTGAACTGCCGACAAATGGATCCTGTTGGGTGGATGATAGGTTCCTTGGTCTAACTTTCCTAGTGACAATATCATCCTTCCACAACACTAACAACTTGTCTAGAGCACCATCAAATGCCTTATTGCGAGCATCTTCAATGAGATCTGATTCATCAGAAAGTGTGATTGGTGTTCCAAAACTGGCACTAGTAGTAGTGACATGGTTATTAGAGACATTCACCTTCGCATTTGATGAGGATTTTTTTGGCGAAATTGGTTCTTGTTTAATGGATGTACCAACATCTACTTGCTTTACAAGTTGTTCCCTTTTGGTGGACTTTGAGTCAACTGGATCTTCTTTGTTTTGGGCTTACAGAAGTTGGCTTTTGCTTTTGGATTTCTAAGAGCAAAAGATATGGGGTAGCCATCTGAAGTTTCCTTCACCTGTACTTACCATGACTAAAACACACCAGGTAATTTTATGTCAATTGACATAACTCAATAATCATCAATTGATAATACACTAAATAACTGAAAGTTTGgctttgttctgttttaataacataaaaaaaaaatatttaacaaatctagataaaaaattataagatgtCAATGgcaaataaaaaaggaagaagtagTCAATGGCAAAGGATAACATAAAAAATTCCAGTAAATGACTAGAACATCTTTTAAAGTATCAATATTTGTTACGAAAATGTTTGAACAACTCTAATGGAAAATTATTGAAAACTCCTCAAAGAACTGAAGACAGCAATAGACTTAAACTTCATTTTTAGTATATCCACACCCAGCTACCCAGTATGCTGCGATTGAAAACCTCTGTTTTTAATCAACCAATTTAACTTATGGACTAATTTAAAGAGGACTGTCGGTCGAGGAGCTTACCTCATCTTTCTTTCCAACCCCACCATCTTCATCTGTTGTAGATTCGGCTGCCTGAGTTTGAGGTTTGCCTTTCTTTATGACCTCAACATCAGCTTCAAGATTTGTAACCTTTTGTTCTAAACCTTTAAATTGTTCCCCTAGCAAGACCAACTGACCGCCCAAATGAGAGTCCATggtatcaaatttgttttacaaTGAAGCTAACATGTTGACCACGCTTTCAACACCAACTACATCCAACGATGAATGCACTCCACCAACTGACTCCGTCCTTTCAGCAGATTCAACCCTTTTGCCTTTCTTGTCCGATCCACCACTTCCAAGTGACTTCTTCTTCGCCTTGTTAAACATTGCTGGATTTTCTATATTGTCTTCACTTTCCACCTCCACATCCAACTCCACGGCTTTCCTCTTTCCTGGCTTCCTCTCAACTACAGAATCATCCAAAGCTCACTCATCAACAAAGCCGTTCATAATATCATCCAACAATTTAAAACCACCATCCCCTTCACCATAACCTTCGGTCTCATCAGGCTAGAATAGAAAGAGTTATGCTTCAGGTTTAACAACTAAATGATGAATTTGGAGCtacaaaacagaagaaattaTAATCaagtcattaaaaatattaacatcCTACAATACAACTCGAGATATACACCTATATATGCTTTCACAAACCTTCTTTTTCTTACTCTCTGAGAATAAGAAGTCACCTATACTTCCCCTGGTATGGCCTGCATCCCATCTAAGCAGGGGGACATCATCACCCTTCGTTTTTATTCCCATATTCTTTGCCTAGTTCTCTAACACTCTGAAAAGCCCAAATCAACAGAACATGTGCACATCCATGAACCACATACGAGGTGTTCTCATAGGAAACAACTTTTATGGAGTCTATTAGTCGCTTGAAACTTACTCGACCCCAAGGAAACCTTTCAAATGTTCCGTATTGAAAACACGTTTAGCATATTCCAAAGGGATCCTACTAGACCGCAAAATCCCTAAAATACCGACatgcaacacaaacaaaagcccaataattttcctttttgagtCACCCCATGTCATACATTCCCTCAATACTTCAGTCAACTCTTTCCAGTTTAGTCCCACCCTAGAATCTACTTTCATCTCGCCCCACAACTCTCTGTGATCAACATCCACTCTGTCTTCCACATCAATTTTGTCACAGTTCAGGCTGGTGATATCACTAACTTATGTAAGGAGAACCTAATTGGATTACCTTCTATTAGCGACCACATCTCATATCTCCTATGTATTGCCAATTGCTGAGTTAAGAAATGATGCATTATCTTGGGACCCCATACATATCGACTATCAGCGAGCTTCAATATCACTCCCACTTGCGAATTATCACGAATGTCGTTATAGACATCATCCCCAATGCAATCTATCAACATTTAAATGTTAAATGTGCAATGAATGTGCATGCTCCTCTTCTGTAAAGGAGATTTCCCCTGAGGATATAGCCTCAGAGGATACCTTAAGTTCTTTTCACTACTACTAGATGCCATGTCCTGCAAATGATATTTACAAAATCCATCAGACTCATATcacattataaaatttttaactatGCAATATCTTCTCTCAAAACCTAACTCTATCATTTCATCACAAATGATCTCTTCCTATACAATCTCTACCACAACTATATGATAGCCTCTGTAACTCtaccaatatacatatatcttcACAGCCAATTCCCGCCAAATTCAAATCCAGTTACCTTTACTATTCTCTTCACACTAGCTGCTGCCAACCCAAATGTATCTTCAACCACACCCACTACCACCACCAATTCCTATCAACCATATCAAATTACCAGTTATCTTTCTTCAACCAAGCTCCAACCGCCACCAATTCCTATCAACCATATCAAAATTCAAGAAAGGGTTTCAATGTGTTACTAACTAACTTTCTGAGGCACTCGAAATTAAACTACACCCATTTACACAATCTTTCTACTGATCGCCGCCGTCGCTATAACGTACCTTTCTCGGCCGCCACTAAATCTACCCAAACCACCTTCACCAAactaaaattaatcatatacaaCTGTACTTACAACATATCTGAATTAACTGTGTTTATACAACTATACGTTTCACTCATAACTTACTTTTACCGGATTATCGCTGACGCCTAGCTTCGTTCTTCCGAAAACATTCAAAAATTGCTTCTTTTCCTCTAAATCAAAATCCTCTCACGAGAAAGATAACTTTTTTCCCGACTCCAACTCACCAGATCTCCTCACCCTCGTACAATTATAATGAGATCAACGACTCGCCCTTACCGAGTGTTACTCGCAGAGCCTTAACGaagatttatcttttatttagtAAAAGTGTTAGGTCAAAACTCTTTTTTAACTATTGTTCGGTTTTAACAATATCCAATGACACTTCTGTAATTAATAGTTTTACCTAATGCTTTAACgtctttttcaaatttatatgtgTTGTTTGAGTAAAAGTTTGGTCACAACTGTTGTTTAAGTAAAAGTTTGGTCACAACTGTTGTTTGAGTAAACGATGAGCTTATAAGTGTTGTTTGAGTAAATTTCTCTATACAATATTAGTGTATCTTTGAACAAGtatactaaacaaaaatatttattaaggtacaacgattttttttgtgacaactttttgttattttcgaATAGCAACTTACTAAACTGTTATTTACTTAAATAAATTTATGGCTTTTTCTATCTACCAAAATATCTATTAGTCCTTAATATGTTCAAAACCCTTAATACTTACACCCAAAAAGAACACctttgtaaaaataaatcttgaatAGGAAAGAAAAACTACCGAGGACGTTCTTGACCACATGCACTTTGGCCGTCGCTTGTGCAAAGATGTTCAAAACATAACTTCTCCAAATGGGGTAAAGGCCCAGTGAGACCAGGTGAAAGTAAAATACAGGAAACTATATATTATGCATTTATATGATCACCaaccaattttattttctcaacgATTCAATGTGATgatttcgaaaagaaaaaaaaaaaaacaacaacaaaaaaaggcaAGGGGAATCGCATTAATGATCTTAtactataaaatcaaattaaaggtCCAACAACATCCCAACAAATGAAGTATTTGTTCGATGAAACCATTAAATACTTAGCATTAATTAGTGATTAGATATAGATATGattagaaagtaaaataaatgactACGCTAACAAAGTAGGCTTAGGAGTAAATAGAAGTGATAGAGAGGTGTCTTCAGGTGAATGCATAAACTTGCAATTAGGGCATGCCGGTGACGCTTTACACATCATCACTAGAATATGGCACTTTATGCACACCCTCGCCACCATCTCCTCCTCGCTTCCTCCGCCAACACCACTGCGGTCGCAACAATCGTCATCGAGATCAAAAGCAACCCTTGCCATGCTTTTTTGTGTCCGTAACCCCAACACCAAACCactctccatcatcttcttcttttcctcttcctcatAGTTTTTATTGTAAGTACACGTACCATGATGATGATTTAGATCGATGAGAGATGGTGACAAGTTGAGTTCAAGATCAAGGCTCATGTGGTTGTGATAATATCCTTCGtcgatattattattcatatttgtCGAATATTCACTGAATCGTCTCCTCTACAACATGAGATCCGAAACAATTCTTATATACACCTCCCGGTTATTAcgaaatattcttttaaaaaatgaaacaaatgcTTGAACGAAGTATCGAAAAAGGTAATCTTCAAATATATAATACCCTTTGACTCttataacataaacatatgCAAGACGATGTTTACCTTCTGATCGAACGAAGTATCGAAAAACTTTTTTGCTTCGGATCTGTTGGCAAGCTCATCATTTGCTAAAACCTCTTGaccctttctttttttagaagCTTCCTCAGATTCCATGTAATAAGACGAAGCGATCTCTCGTTTCTTCAACAACCAGTTTAGGTTTCCTTTGTCTGGAACTTCTAACATCACGTAGAGATATAACTATACGTACGATGTGCTTATTTTTGTGTAGGCCAAACTGTTTGAGAGGACCTTTTATATAGGCAGTTGAATAAagcaaaaatattgttttaatttagaaaagaaGAGACATAATTTATGGGCCTACTACACTGCCCATGCATGACGTGCATTCAAAGTTTCGCCTCTTCAATTACTGCAACCAGAGGGCTAATTTAAAACCTTCTGATGCATATAAATATATCCAACGCTCTCTATTCCTACTTCCTTCTCAAATACTACTCCCTCCTcgttctaggatttaatttttgtttcatattagttgtcgttttagattttcaatgcagatgtttgatgaatattccaattttatccctactgtattaaagttttaaccaatgaaaaaataataaaatatattaatgaaggacaaaacataaaatttaatagtttccttaatttgtgtgcaaaaaccttaaactACAGTTAAActagaacggagggagtatataaatagaaaaaggcTAATTCAATTTCATTAAGGTATTGgatatattttgaaaacagGTCACAATTTATTAcctttatttattaatcttctGTTGTCTTGGACAGTTTGTAATTAATTTGGCCGCACCCGGGCAAAATAAATCTGATATCTACTGACTTCTGTCTATATTGATAAGTGCTACGTAGGTTGagagtaaaattattttttagagttGCATAGTAATGCTCACGTACTAATTGGATGGTTTTTGAAGAAATAGGAGTTATTGCAACACTTATAATAATGACTTATAATGGAGTTTTTTTCCAActaatatactccctccgttttaaaatataggatgttttaagtaaagcacgcagattaagaagtctttacttttaacaagttcaaccaatcagaaacaatactgcataatataaaatactaaactaatctaaaagttgcatagaaaaacatcctatattataaaataaaaaacttcttcaaaacatcttatattttgaaacggagagagtaatttttttgaattgaatgcTTCTACCAGGATTGGAGAACCAATCCACGAACCTACAAGAGTAAATCGCAAGTTACCAATATGGGATGAATGAGCTAACGCCTTAGCTATATTGtagcttttttgttttaaacatgaTGATCCGAGTGAACCCGGCTAAGCGCCTCCATTGAGAGTTTTAAGCAGGGGTTTatcttagagagagagagcaaaaaataatatttcaaaaattagtCTGTAT from Camelina sativa cultivar DH55 chromosome 2, Cs, whole genome shotgun sequence includes the following:
- the LOC104719906 gene encoding uncharacterized protein LOC104719906, which encodes MLEVPDKGNLNWLLKKREIASSYYMESEEASKKRKGQEVLANDELANRSEAKKFFDTSFDQKRRRFSEYSTNMNNNIDEGYYHNHMSLDLELNLSPSLIDLNHHHGTCTYNKNYEEEEKKKMMESGLVLGLRTQKSMARVAFDLDDDCCDRSGVGGGSEEEMVARVCIKCHILVMMCKASPACPNCKFMHSPEDTSLSLLFTPKPTLLA